The Alnus glutinosa chromosome 7, dhAlnGlut1.1, whole genome shotgun sequence genome includes a region encoding these proteins:
- the LOC133873780 gene encoding E3 ubiquitin-protein ligase RZFP34: MSSNESYQEEDVGNVELESGHFGCMHYRRRCKIRAPCCDEIFDCRHCHNESKNSMEVDPIDRHDVPRHDLKRVICSLCGTEQDVQQKCIQCGVCMGKYFCHKCKFFDDDVSKKQYHCDECGICRTGGKENFFHCNKCGCCYPTMLKDSHCCVDKAMHHNCPVCFEFLFDTMKDIAVLRCGHTIHLECVKEMERHCQYSCPVCSKSYCDMSHVWEKLDQKVASTPMPQMYQNKMVWILCNDCGKTSEVNFHILAHKCLECKSYNTRRTQGGPASCSSRTAEMDTIY, encoded by the exons ATGTCTTCTAATGAAAGTTATCAGGAAGAAGATGTGGGTAATGTGGAGCTCGAATCTGGCCATTTCGG GTGCATGCATTATAGACGGAGATGTAAGATCAGAGCACCTTGTTGCGATGAGATATTCGATTGCAGGCATTGCCATAACGAATCTAAG AACTCAATGGAAGTCGATCCTATCGATCGCCACGACGTTCCTCGCCATGATTTGAAAAGG GTAATCTGCTCTTTGTGCGGTACAGAGCAAGAT GTTCAACAGAAGTGCATTCAATGTGGGGTTTGCATGGGGAAGTACTTTTGCCACAAATGCAAGTTCTTTGATGACGAT GTTTCAAAGAAGCAATACCATTGTGATGAATGTGGTATATGCAG AACAGGAGGCAAGGAGAATTTTTTTCACTGTAATAAATGTG GATGTTGCTATCCAACAATGTTGAAGGATTCACACTGTTGTGTTGACAAAGCAATGCACCACAATTGCCCGGTTTGCTTTGAG TTTCTGTTTGATACTATGAAAGACATTGCGGTCTTGCGTTGTGGACACACTATACATTTAGAATGTGTGAAAGAGATGGAACGGCATTGCCA GTACTCATGCCCTGTTTGCTCAAAATCGTATTGTGATATGTCCCATGTGTGGGAAAAGCTTGATCAGAAG GTTGCATCAACACCTATGCCTCAGATGTACCAAAATAAGATG GTTTGGATCCTCTGCAATGACTGTGGGAAAACATCTGAGGTGAATTTCCACATTTTGGCTCACAAGTGCTTAGAATGCAAATCCTACAACACAAGGCGGACGCAAGGAGGGCCTGCTTCATGCTCATCAAGGACTGCTGAGATG GACACAATATATTGA